The DNA window CCTAGCCCTTTTCCTCATCCCCGCGCAGCCCGAGCTGCCGCATCTTCTTGTAGAGGTGGCTGCGTTCGAGCCCCAGCCGTGCGGCTGCGCGCGTCATGTTGCCGCTTTCGGCCTTGAGCGTCGACTCGATGTGGTGGCGCTCGAAGTCACGCACCGCTTCGTTCAGCGGTCCACCGACGGCGTCATCGCTCGGGCGCGCCGGCAATACCGCGCGCACTTCGTCGGCGCCGATACGGTTGCCTGCGCTCATGATGATCAGCCGCTCGACCAGGTTTCGCAGCTCCCGCACGTTGCCGGGGAACGCGTAGTGGCTCAGCGCGTCGAAGGCCCCGGGCGCGAAGGTCTTGGGTTTGCGTCCAGTCTCGCGTGTGAGTTGGGCCACGAAGTGCTCGACCAGCAACGGCACATCCTCGATGCGCTCGCGCAGCGACGGCACGGTGATGGGAATGACCGCGAGCCGGAAGTAGAGATCCTCGCGAAACGTCTCGAGTTCGACCGCGGCCGACAGGTCGCGGTTGGTCGCCGCCACCACTCGCACGTCGACGCGAATCGGCCGGCTGCCACCCACCCGGGTGAGTTCGCCTTCCTGGAGCACTCGCAGCAGCTTGGTCTGCGCGCGCGCGCTGAGGTCCGCGACTTCGTCGAGCAGCAGCGTTCCGCCGTGGGCTTCCTCGAAGCGGCCGCGCCGCGCCTGGGTCGCGCCGGTGAACGAGCCGCGCTCGTGGCCGAACAGCTCGGACTCGAACAGCTCCTCGGGAATCGCGGAACAGTTGACGGCCACAAACGGCATCGCGCGACGCGCGCTCGAGGCATGGAGTGCTCGCGCAACCAGCTCCTTGCCGGTTCCGTGTTCTCCGCGGATCAGCACGCGGGCGGGCGAGGGGCCGGCGAGCGCGATCTGTTCGAGCAGCGAACGAATCGCGAGCGAGTCCCCGATGAGTGGCGCCATCCACGGCTCCTGCAGCCTGCGATTCTCGACCTGCAGCGCGCGGGTGGTCTGGGCGTTCTTGAGCAGCACCAGCAACCGTTCGAGCGCGACCGGCTTCTCCAGGAAGTCGAACGCGCCGAGCCGCGTGGCCTGGATGGCGGTATCGAGCGTGGCGTGGCCCGACATCATGATCACCGTGGTGTCCGGAGCACTCGCGTGGATCTCGGCCAGCAGGTCGAGCCCGTTCTCGCCCGGGAACCACACGTCGAGCAGCACGAAGTCGCAGGCCTCGCGCAGTCGGTCACGCGCGGCCGCGATGCTGGCGGCCTCGTCGACCTGATAGCCCTCGCGTTCGAGTGCGGCTTTGAGACTGCTGCGGATGTTCGGCTCGTCATCGACGATCAACAGCGATGGCATGTCACACCTCTCGTCGCATGGGCAGTCGCACCCGGAACGTCGCTCCGTGGCCGCTCGTCGACTCGACGGCGATGGTTCCGCCATGGTCGGTCACGATCCGCTCCACGATCGTGAGTCCGAGTCCACTGCCGTGCGCCTTGCTGGTGAATCCGGGCACGAAAAGTTGCGCACGCTGCTCGTCGGTCAGGCCCGGTCCGTCGTCATGCACCACCAGCTCGAGCCACTGACCGGCGCTCCCGATGCCCACATTCACGCGGCCGGTCGGCGCCGCGGCATCGAGACCGTTCTGGATCAGATTGAGCAACACCTGCCGAAGCTGGGCGCGATCGGCCTCGAGTCGCAGCGTGGCGGGCGCGGGATCGAAGGTCAGTCGCGCCTCGCTGAACTCGCGGCGATAGAGCGTTTTCAGGTCGGTGACGAGTTCGGCCACATCGAATGCCACGAACTGAGGCGGCGGGAAGCGCCCGAACTCCGAGAACTCGTTGATGAGTCGCTTGAGCGCGTGGACTTCCTCGCCGATGGTGCGGACCGCCTGTTCGAGGATGTGCGGAAAGTCCGCGCGGTTCTGATCGTAGGAGCGCTTGAGGTCCGCGATCGAGACCGCGATCGGCGTGAGCGGATTCTTGATCTCGTGCGCCACCTTTCGCGCCATCTGACCGTAGGCGGCCTGGCGCTCCGAGGCACTCAGGCGCTCGCGATAGGAACGCAGGTCGGTGCGCATGCGTTCGAGCGAAGCGACCAGAGTCTGCAGTTCTCCGACGCTCTCCATGGCCAGTGGTTGATCCCACTCGCCGCGCGCGATCTGATCCGAGAAACGGGCGAGTCGCTCGACCGGACGCGAGACCTGCCGCGACCACAACACACCGAGCCCCATCGCGATCAGCACGCCGAGAAGCCCGAGCGACAGCGAGGTCCATCGCAACGCGGCCAGCGTCTCGTCGGCGGACGAGGTGGCAGCGAGGCCCGCGAGTTGCACGTGCGGTTCGGAGCCGATCGCGAGTGCGCGACGCTGCGCCAGGTACGAGCGGCCTGCGATCTCGACCCGTTCCGCCACCTGGTTGCCGATCGCGGGCAGCGCTTCGCCGTCTCTCAGCGAGGTCGCGATCGGCTCGCCGCGTCCCGCATACAACACCAGCTCCACACCGCTGGTGCGCGCGAGCCGCGCGAGCAGCGTCGAATCGAGGAGTACACCGCCGCGAATGCGCCCGACCAACTCGTCGCGATAGCGAATCGACTGCGCAGCGTCGAGCACCAGCGCAGGGGCGCCCTGCACCGCCGTGAGCGCCAGCGGATCGGGCGACATCTCGCCGAGTGCCGCGCCGACCAGCGGCTCGCGCCCGAGACGCGCGCGTGCGGTCGGGGCAGTCGCCGCATCGGCGATCAGCCGGCCCTGCGCGTCGACCACGAACAGAAAGTCGAGGTCGAGCAGGAATTGCTGATCCGCCAGATAGCGCGACAGCTCGGCGCTGCTCGCCGACTCGACCAGGTAGAGCCGCTTCATCTGTGGGTCGCGCGCCAGCAGTCCGAGCTTCTCGGTCAGACGCGCAGCGTCACCGGCGAGCTGCGTTTGCAGCGAGCCGAGTGCCGCGCTCAGGCGCTCGGCCGCCTGCGCTTCGACGGTGCGCTGGATGCGCTGGCTCATGAGCGCGAGTGCGATCGCGAGCGGCACGATCGCAACCAGCGAGACTCCGAGCATGAGCCGCAGCCGCAGTGAGTTCATCGCCGCCGTTCGATCGGGGGGCACTCGGGCAGGTTTGCGAATGTGTCGGCGCCGAGCCGATCGACCAGCAACCGATGGCGCGCGTCGCACAGCACCACGCAGCGGATCGCGAACAGCGGCGTGATTCCGC is part of the Candidatus Eisenbacteria bacterium genome and encodes:
- a CDS encoding HAMP domain-containing protein, coding for MNSLRLRLMLGVSLVAIVPLAIALALMSQRIQRTVEAQAAERLSAALGSLQTQLAGDAARLTEKLGLLARDPQMKRLYLVESASSAELSRYLADQQFLLDLDFLFVVDAQGRLIADAATAPTARARLGREPLVGAALGEMSPDPLALTAVQGAPALVLDAAQSIRYRDELVGRIRGGVLLDSTLLARLARTSGVELVLYAGRGEPIATSLRDGEALPAIGNQVAERVEIAGRSYLAQRRALAIGSEPHVQLAGLAATSSADETLAALRWTSLSLGLLGVLIAMGLGVLWSRQVSRPVERLARFSDQIARGEWDQPLAMESVGELQTLVASLERMRTDLRSYRERLSASERQAAYGQMARKVAHEIKNPLTPIAVSIADLKRSYDQNRADFPHILEQAVRTIGEEVHALKRLINEFSEFGRFPPPQFVAFDVAELVTDLKTLYRREFSEARLTFDPAPATLRLEADRAQLRQVLLNLIQNGLDAAAPTGRVNVGIGSAGQWLELVVHDDGPGLTDEQRAQLFVPGFTSKAHGSGLGLTIVERIVTDHGGTIAVESTSGHGATFRVRLPMRREV
- a CDS encoding sigma-54-dependent Fis family transcriptional regulator, whose translation is MPSLLIVDDEPNIRSSLKAALEREGYQVDEAASIAAARDRLREACDFVLLDVWFPGENGLDLLAEIHASAPDTTVIMMSGHATLDTAIQATRLGAFDFLEKPVALERLLVLLKNAQTTRALQVENRRLQEPWMAPLIGDSLAIRSLLEQIALAGPSPARVLIRGEHGTGKELVARALHASSARRAMPFVAVNCSAIPEELFESELFGHERGSFTGATQARRGRFEEAHGGTLLLDEVADLSARAQTKLLRVLQEGELTRVGGSRPIRVDVRVVAATNRDLSAAVELETFREDLYFRLAVIPITVPSLRERIEDVPLLVEHFVAQLTRETGRKPKTFAPGAFDALSHYAFPGNVRELRNLVERLIIMSAGNRIGADEVRAVLPARPSDDAVGGPLNEAVRDFERHHIESTLKAESGNMTRAAARLGLERSHLYKKMRQLGLRGDEEKG